In Streptomyces sp. NBC_01408, one DNA window encodes the following:
- a CDS encoding YoaK family protein, whose translation MKDAQPTRPSLATLMIVLTGVTGLVEAVSLLALGPVFTAMQTGNVLFLAFGIAREGNLPALPSAVSLVAFAVGAVGGARMESAAEARGWRWMGIGLYTEAALVVAAAATGWDLVPRYGSPTARHMVVTALLATAMGFRNVTSMRVDVPGVPTTLVTRSMTALMGGSVLGRDTAFGYGTAGWVRRGLAVLAMFTGGLAGALLLRAGWTVGELLLPAAVVVSLVSLAHRRLPLLHTA comes from the coding sequence ATGAAGGACGCACAGCCGACCCGGCCGTCGCTGGCCACCCTGATGATCGTCCTCACGGGGGTCACGGGCCTGGTCGAGGCGGTGAGCCTGCTCGCGCTGGGTCCGGTGTTCACGGCGATGCAGACGGGCAACGTGCTCTTCCTGGCCTTCGGCATCGCGCGGGAGGGGAACCTCCCGGCGCTGCCCTCCGCCGTCTCGCTCGTGGCCTTCGCCGTCGGCGCGGTGGGCGGAGCCCGGATGGAGTCGGCGGCGGAGGCCCGGGGGTGGCGCTGGATGGGCATCGGCCTGTACACGGAGGCCGCACTGGTCGTCGCGGCGGCGGCCACCGGCTGGGACCTGGTGCCCCGATACGGCAGTCCGACCGCCCGGCACATGGTGGTCACCGCGCTGCTGGCGACGGCCATGGGGTTCCGCAACGTGACGAGCATGCGGGTCGACGTGCCCGGGGTGCCGACCACCCTGGTCACCCGGTCGATGACCGCGCTGATGGGCGGCTCGGTACTCGGGCGGGACACCGCCTTCGGGTACGGGACGGCGGGCTGGGTACGCCGGGGCCTGGCGGTGCTGGCGATGTTCACGGGCGGACTGGCGGGGGCGCTGCTGCTGAGGGCCGGCTGGACGGTGGGCGAACTGCTGCTGCCGGCCGCGGTGGTGGTGTCGCTGGTGTCGCTGGCGCACCGGAGGCTGCCGCTGCTGCACACCGCATAA